ATGATGTATATTGTTCGTCGTGTTGTTTTCaagttattttttaaattattttttgttgaaGTAGTGAGTTGATGTCGAGTTGTTTTCTAGTTGATTCTTAGTTGGTTTTTCTGAaagtgtatttttgtaattatgaaactttaaaattgtatattttttttaaacttgagttcgtaaaatttaaaagaaaaattagagatggtgaaaatgtaaaaaaataaaaatattaaaataaatgtgtatttacaaaaaaaaaaactcattattATAAAGACacttttatttcataaaaaaattaattacaaatttatCCTCAAGTAAAATAACTAAACTATACAATTGTAATTCTTTATTccatttataaaatttaacttTTAGTAAATATACCTCACTTACCCATATTATATAAACTTTAAAGAAAAAATCAAGCAtctttaatctctaaaaattatGCATTAAGTAATGGAACAACACAATATTAAAAGTTCACCAATGAAAGTGTGACCacagatttggccaacgacatagAATCAAATAAACGATATGAAAAAGTAGAGAATATAACTGGAATAATAAACAACACAAGAATtatatagtggtttggccccaagcgTTGGTAATGACATACGttcacttgcacttttattaatgaAGAAAATCTTAAACTCATGATTAGATGAACGAGAGCCAACCGAGTTTCGTAAGCGCGAGAGAATACAATGATGTGTATGCAAGTGTGCACAAAATAATCTTAGAAAATAATGATACACTAAGTCCTCTATTTACAGGCTTAGAGATCTTACAAAATGGCTCGTGGGCCTTGCATGACAAGTAATAAAgaataatgagataattaataataatatatttcaaatGATATATATCTAGTAAATATTTGCTTGAGCTGGTAGTACTTTGTATTTTTGTCGAAGCATCTAACCAGGCTAATTGAGCATGCAATCGAGCTAGCCAGTATTGCCTTTCAGAATGAAGCTTTGACTAAGTTCTAACCAATTGTCTTATCATGAAGCTTTCCATGCATTTTTGTCTTGCGGTCAAGGATCAAATAACTTCTACAAAGCCAATGTCCGTTTGGTCATTATTTTATTGCCACGTGTCAATAATCTATGCCATATCATCATGctaatttttagaaaaaatattttccACCCAAGTTTATCATCATGCAACCAGCATCAAATAAACTTATTCGAATAGCCTTCTTATACGAACAACCTTCATTACTTGTCTTTTCAATTCTTATTTTAAACTACCTCTGGAAAATAAACATCATGATTACTCTTTTTCCTAAAAGAAAATTGACGGCTACACGAATCCCTATGAGCGAAAAAATTGCCTTTTCACCTAGCGCTTTGATTACATAAACCCCTTTTTCTCTTTCTTCTCATTTTTACACTCAATTTCTCTTTCATTAAGAACAccaaaaatttcataaaaaaacttCTTAAGATGTCGATCAATTCGAACTTTTCCAAGCAATCTTCAATCAGTTTCTTTTCAATTCTTCAATTGAAGTTAGTTTTCTAACTACAATCTCTTATTTTTCAATGTAATTTTTCCAGTAAATCGTGCCTGTTTTGCCATTTCCTTGGAGATGCAAAAACTGTCAAAATCGTTTGATGTTCTTGAAATTTTCTTAAATTTTATTCTGAATTCACTGAGAAAAATATAATGTTTAGAGACTAAAAAAGTAATTAATAGGTTGTCTAGATATCTTGAATAGGCTTTGCTGGTGAAAAGTCTAGATTTTTTCCTGAAAATTgaagtaaaattttgatttttacaTTTTTGGGAAAAATTGCTATTTGAATGGATGAAAAAATTTCTCAAAAAACTTTTCATTATCACTTTTTGATTTAAAAATTTGTTGGTCCAATAAACTAATTTGTTTATCCTTATATATCGCTAGTCGGATAAACTATCATGTTTACCATCAAGCAGTATATATCTGATCTCCTTAGACATACATTCTATTGGTGGAATTAGATTCTCACATCCTATTTTCCTTCTTAGATATTCATGCAAGACTATTGggggaggtgaacgacccatAGACGATGACTTTTTGGCCATGCTGTTCGAAGACAACGATCAGAATGACTCTCCAACACCTCATCAGAATCCCAATTCTAATCACCTCATACATCTATACCTCTTCCTTTGATGGCCAATAATAATGAAGAAGCATCTCCAACTAACGATGTTGTCACAAAAACCATCCTTCATTATGTCGTTGTGAAGTTAGGTACCAAGAAGGATAGTGTGTCTTGGTATGTTTCCCCACCAAGTGAGCTATCGAGTAGAGTGGTCGATAGCTACCCCAAGTGTGGGAgctttgttatttttaaataatttaaatttaaataaatctcattaagtttCCTATATATGGAATACGATATCTTGGGTTTTCATAAgtaagtctcagttgattcatttgGTAAGTGAAAGCCTAAacagtctaatcctttcttggccactcactctcttctttttctcttcttgatctccatctcatgtgttgagaaccagcccacactagttctaggttgatcaaatgaTTGGCGAGGAAGACTGTGTtattgatctagttcaatctcttaatAATACTCTGCTATAAAagtgaatcaagggttagagagattgaaggaatgagttaCTCCATTTCCGCTGCGTAAATGTAAGTTTTTATACTTTActctgttttgtatcaatttcataggagcatgttctatgAATTTACATGTGTtgattgataatatgtaaattacatgaaaataaacaaacttCCTGTAACATGCATTTCCTAaaattggcctcagagccataagtttctagtttattttcataattgaacatgtatgaaattgataGATATGTTAGGatgttaattggatggtacatgttatttggtgcatgtttatttttttatgtaaatttaacaataatttggttgtttttggctTTTTTTGGGATTGAAAAACTACACagaaatgcaaaaaaaaaaattttggcaTGATTAGGCAGTGTACGAGCTCTGCACCCATGAAAGAGATGTCGGGACCCTGTTGTACGGAGGTCCGTACGGATCTGTGCAACGTCCGTACAGGACCCGCAACAGGCACTttttacaacaacaaaaaaaattaaatggatattttgtgtagttaaatttaaatatttaaaattggttatctgataattctagatattttaatatattttaaatttggtttaaagatatttttatatattcaaattggttcattttttttttttgaaaaatatcttgtcattcctaacaacttaacatcctagattaaattaattattcaaaattGAATTTTGTATGATAAgttctatttttaattaattttatattttgcaatttgtttaattaattatattgaattttgtctaatgcattctatgttaattaattatgatatttttgcaaaattgtttattattgtggtatttgcataatttaataatacatgctcaTATAGTATCATGTTAGGCCCGTCCAATTATTAGCATATCATGCATCATTATAAATtgcatttttgcaattgggcttaaatGCATATAGTGATGCCCCATGTGTTTTTGTAATATATGATATTTTAGCAAATAAAAATTTCATAAagtgttaggttttatttgagcccaattgaacatgtaaagtttaaagttctctcttgtgggtggttccacttgtgaaggcccatttgttttGAATTGCTAGATTGGACTTAATCAATGgaataacaataaataaaacgaaggttcaaaTTCCTCTCTTTTTGGGATTTGTCTGGAagtagggagccttagtagtgggtccgcATACTGAACCAGCTCTCATCCATGCAAGCtcaaattgttaaggctcatttacctaagtttgacttaattgtattaggttaatctttttattttgacCTAATagttgattagaaacaaattgattctaattttttttgttgGATTAAATTTCAaaggtaattttagaattaataggaaaattataaactatggtttattgattattttaataatttggcaaacctaagttggtatttttcaaaagaataaaatattaaaaGGTTTAATAATGTGTTTTTAAAATCTAAATTccatctccaccgttgatttaacaagttTAGGGTTTAGTGGGGCGTAATGGCGATTGGATTTTGTCTCCCTAgaaaggtgttcactggactcctaacatggttaaatttcttaggatagatggttatagatgtaccttctatagactcatccctacgatgactataggaattaagtctatgaTAATAAaaaccgtgggtcaaactcataaagtaagaaataatttgttttcgttactttgatcgaatGGATAGGTTATTGATAAAAGTTTaggacgttttattaattgagatgtttctctatttgacTAAGTGAATATATGTGACTCTCACCGATTGGGACACATAGGTTCATGGCTAGTTGaaatacctaagaaatagaaagataagtatttttagtatttacttatctttgaacattgtttatatgttgtgttatttctaaAACTTGCATGAATGAATGTTTGTCCAACAATGCATTAATTTCAACTTTATTGATAAATGTAGCTCTATGGCCTCCAACCCCACTATCCTTCTTCTGTCCAAGGAGTTGCTAACAGATGAGAACTTCATGAAATGGAAGtctaatatcaacatagtgttgaatGGAGACAACTCAAAATTCGTGATGACTGAAACCGAACCTGACTTTCCGAGAGAGAACCCCTTGAAGGTCATGAGGGGGAAGTATGAACGTTTGACTACTGCCAACAACAAGGCCAAGGTGTACATGCTTGCCAGCATGTTAGAAACGCTAATGACTAAGATGGAGAATGTCAAAACTGCTTACGAcatcatggatcaactccaagaaATGTTTTGGCACAAGTCGGCGCAAGCTAGTTTCGAGGCTACCAAGAGGTATGTTAACTGTAGGATGGCACCTGGCCAACATGCTCGTGATCATTTCATTTAGATGACAAACTACTTCCAAGAAGCTAAGCTCAATGGAGCAACAGTAGATGAGAAGACTAAAATTGGAATCATTCTCAACAACCTTGCACCCAATTTCCTTACGTTCACCACGAACTATTTCCTTAACAAGCTGGACTATGGAATGACCAAGTTGTTGAATGAGCTTCAGATGTATGAAGGAATAAATGGTGGACCAAGTAAAGGACCTGAGAAGAAGGCTGCCACTACTAGGGGTGCTCAGGGTGAGGCTAACCTAGCCTCGTCCTCGAAGAGCAAGAAGAGAAAAACAAGGAAAGAGGAAAAGAAGGCTATGAAGCAAGTAGCTGGAAAGGAACTACCAACTGAAAAGCTGGTTGGAGCAAAGCCAACTAGCAAAAAGTCTAAAGGACCTTGTTTCCACTACAAGGAGGGAGAGTaaaagcttagagttggaaatGGTGCATTCGTGGAGGTCAAAGTGAACAGACAAGTCCGCTtaaaatttggaaataaatttatgttattagatgatgtttattttattccaaactttagtagGAATTTAGTTTGAATTTCTTTATGACATCAATAACGATTTTCTattactttcacaagttttaatatatctattttcaTTTATTGGttgtgaattgtgtgttggatgtatggaaaatggcTTGTATATTTTGCGACCTATTGAATCCCTCACGCTTAGCAATGAATTGTTTAAGGTAGATAATCATAGGATCGCCAACAAAAGATTGATAATGATCACATGAAATACCTTTGGTATCTTCACCTTGGTCATATTGACTATGATAggattaaaagacttacaaaTGCTAGGCCTTTAAGGGAACTCACAATGGATGacttacctgtctgtgaatcttgccTGGAAGGTAAAATGACTAAGTGTCTATTCTCTGCAAAAGGAGAAAggaccaaagtacccctagggctCATTCATACTAACGTCTGTGGACCGAATAATGTTCAGGCGAGTGGTGATaatgaatatttcatcactttcactAACGATTATTCTTGatattcatgtctttacctaatgcaaagGAAACCTAAAATTTATGACAAGTTGAAAGAATTCTTTacaatggcccaaaaccagttaggtaaaactttaaagatcttgaaatctgataggggtggagaatatttggataatcagttcTAAGATCATCTTACTGAGTTTGGGATTCTGTCTCAACTCACTACCCCAAGGACTCCGCAACAAAATAGATTTGTTGAGCGTTGGAACTGAACATTGTTAGAAATGGTTAGGTcaatgattagttattcaactctacCACTGTTTTTCTGGGGGTATGCCATTTTGAACGCTAACGGCATTTTTAAATGTTGTACAGTCTAAGGCTATCTCCAAAACGCCtatagaactatggaatggatgTGAACCTAGTCTAGGCCATTATAGagtttgggggtgtcctgctcatgtcctgaggaaaaaggaaagaaagctaAAATCATGAACGGAGGTTTGTTGTTTGTAGGCAATACTCCAgttgacaagaaagtgtttgtttcCAAAAACACTATTTTTCTAGAAAACGACTACatgaaaaacttcaaacctcggagAAAAATATTGTTGGAAGAAATGCAATTAGGAGGAAATTTTCAACCTATACCAATGCAAATCAATGAGAACGTGGAGAAAGAATCGGCAACTAGTCTAAGGATGACAATTATGgcgcctcgtcgtagtgggagggtttcttggAACCCGGAACGCTATGcaatggatggtgaaaccaatatggtagtAGCCTGTTGGACAAACAATCAGAGTGCGCAGCGAAAActggcgtggtgggcccagtgtATATCACACAAAAATTTTCcatcactcatataaacaatttatatgttcaagaaaaacatcaacatagaaacattaatatacaatattattaatcatgcaacatatatataaatatacatacatttatatataacttataaatatatacacaaatattcaagaacaaaagtatttacctcttgatgcctatcaagtgtccttaagatttttcgtatatatatatcgatcttcctatccaatgctttgagtactcaaagcacaatcttcggagtgttctctacacctcaagatgtgtgtaggcacatagagaacatgagtttctaatttaggaatcacaagtatatctcaaaaCATGATAACTTGGATTAGGGTTTGAGATGTTGGGGTttaatgccctaattaaaacccaatttctttgtaatctcatttattatcaataaaaaaatagaaatcattttttgacttggtcaatcactttgctcacatgttttattttcatgattatttgtttaatataaacttctattaaatcccgagcgtatagctaatcgtatttatagtgacgtaatcacagtggaatataaatatgattatatgttcaaaataagttagtcctaagattagtcagcgcacaggatttacactgacttgccaatcgacgatatgatctacttacacattgtagtgttacgttcttttctagaacattagcaaagtagataagatcggatgtatttgttacatcggactggaccgatattgacagttgataagataagtaaacataccattattatctattctagtcatatcatatagttgatcataggtcaattcaatctcaattctgagtggttagtattctaactgattgtattatttgagttctttgacttgttcgttactagcttaccctacgaactagcccatacttacatcttgggaactcagtagtataattgagtgggagtgttaatcatagatatgaacatctatagcttctgatgaagaagtgaaacgatggtttccttttagtttggttcaaggtgttaaatgatagagatcttattttagtaattaaattagtttactgaaatatcatttacaaagaactacgtgttttaaggataaaataaaatgaggggtaaaacggtattttagtcccatctcattgtagaccgtctatagaggattgagtgacaattatggttgtgacattggataattaatagcgtatctttatttgttatagagtgttctataaatttaagagtgcaattctgagtctatagtggagtcacgaggaattaatatgttagtaaatttatttgttagatttatcatagcttattggagcttgatttcataggcccatgatccccattgtac
The genomic region above belongs to Humulus lupulus chromosome 1, drHumLupu1.1, whole genome shotgun sequence and contains:
- the LOC133817976 gene encoding uncharacterized protein LOC133817976; the protein is MASNPTILLLSKELLTDENFMKWKSNINIVLNGDNSKFVMTETEPDFPRENPLKVMRGKYERLTTANNKAKVYMLASMLETLMTKMENVKTAYDIMDQLQEMFWHKSAQASFEATKRYVNCRMAPGQHARDHFI